DNA from Synergistaceae bacterium:
CTTTCAGAATACAAATGTTTTTGTGTGCAAAAATTGTTGTGCAAGCAACTCTTCTATGACGAATAATACTGCGTTTCGTGTGTTGGTCAAAGCAGTTCTCATCTGCTGTTTTCTATGCTACAATTCTTTGGGATCAGAGTGAATGGGAGGAGAGAACCATAATGATAGCGACACCTATTGCGTTTCTCGCGGGGGAGAAACGGAAGCAGAGGAGCAAGCCCGAGGCTATCAAGGCCATAATCTTCGACCTGGACGGTACGCTAATAGACAGCGAGGAGAATCACTACGAGAGCGACCGGGTGCTGCTTGCGCGAAGGGGTGTTACATTCTCACGAGAGGACAAGAGGGCCTTCATCGGCAGGGGCATTTCCGAGATGGTCAGGCGAATCAAGGCCAACTACGGCCTGGAGAGCGACGTGCAGAGCCTTATCGACGAGAAGAACGCGATCTACAGGTCCCTGGCGCTGAAGTCGACCCGCCTCTACCCTCCCATGAGGGCGGTGCTTGAAGGCTTCAGGGAGAGAAAGCTCCCCATGGCGATTGCAACCGGCTCGAACTCCGGCATCGCAGAAGACATTCTGAAGTCCCTGGGCATACGGGACTTTTTTTCCATGATACTGTCGTCATCCGAGGTCAACAAGGGAAAGCCCGAGCCGGACATCTTTCTAGAGACAGCTCGGCGGATGGGCGTGGAGCCGCAGGCCGTCATGGCTTTCGAGGACACTCGCTTCGGGGTGGAGGCGGCCCTCCGGGCGGGGATGTGCTGCGTGGCCCTGCCGGCGCCGTCCGACGACGGGGACGCCGGTGTGTTCGACCAGGCGGACTGCCTCATCAAGGGAGGCCC
Protein-coding regions in this window:
- a CDS encoding HAD family phosphatase; this translates as MIATPIAFLAGEKRKQRSKPEAIKAIIFDLDGTLIDSEENHYESDRVLLARRGVTFSREDKRAFIGRGISEMVRRIKANYGLESDVQSLIDEKNAIYRSLALKSTRLYPPMRAVLEGFRERKLPMAIATGSNSGIAEDILKSLGIRDFFSMILSSSEVNKGKPEPDIFLETARRMGVEPQAVMAFEDTRFGVEAALRAGMCCVALPAPSDDGDAGVFDQADCLIKGGPDELDPQSFFWWFDTLTKL